GGCTTGTGGTGCTGGGCGTGGCGCACCGCCAGCTTGCGGCCGGTGCGGCCCGAGGCCAGCAGCCGCGCGCCGGCGGGCTGCTCATCCTCGGCCCGCTCGCGCAGTTCCGGGAAGATCGCGAAGATTTCCTCGCGCGCGCTGGCGCCGACGGATTTCAGCGCCTCGGTGCCGGTATAGAGCGACTCGGTCTCGGCCCCTTCCGACAGCACGATCTCGTGGCGGTCGAACAGGATGTGGAAATATTCCACCGATTCCAGGTCATGGGCGACGTCGATCCCGTCGATCTGCAGCAGTTGCTTGGCGGCGACCAGAACCTCGGCGCAACCGAACATCTTCTGCGCGATCTTCGAACGCACCAAGATGCGGTGCTGCGGCGAGACGACCAGGTCGCGCTCGGGCAGACCCTGGCCCAGCGCGCCGGCCGAGATGCGGATCGGGCGCAGGTTCGGGTTGACCGCCAGCGACTTGGCGCACAGCACGCGCGAACCGATCCAGCGCACGTCCTGCGCGCCGTGGTCGCGGGTGATGACCTTCATGCCGGCGCGCAGGTCCTCGACCGCGACGGGGCCGTCCTCGGTCTGGATCAGCGTGCCGCGCGCGAAGCAGGGGAAGCAGTGCCGGTCGGTGAAGATGCCGTCGTGGCACAGATCGTAGCAATGCGGGTCGCGGGGGAACTCGACCGAGACGATCGGGCGGGTGGTCAGCGCCTGCACCTCGGCCTCGGAGGCGCCATGGGGCGGCGGCATCAGGAAGGTGTTGCCGCCGGTGTCCTGCATGATGCGGACCGGGATCGACAGCGTCTCGGTGCTGCCGTCGGGGTTCAGGAAGGTGACGGAGGTATTCTTGACGATGAAGGTCGAATCCACCTGATAGCTGTTCTCGTGGCCGTCGCCGTCGGCGTCGTGCCGGATGGTTTCCGAGAATTTGCCGAACAGCCCGTCATTGGTCTTGATGACGCCGTCGTGGTTGCGGTCATTGGCGCTGACCTCGACCAGTTGCTTCGACAGCGGGTCGCTGTCCGAGCCGTAGCTGGTGTTGCCCAGGACCTTGCTGGCCTTTTCCGCGCCGGGGAAGAGCTCGTTGGGATCCATGTCGGCCATCTTGCCGAGATAGATCATGTTTTCGCAGCCGGGGCCCGAGGGGCCGCAATGGTCGCCGCCGTGGTTGGTGGTCATCATTAACATCCTGATCAGATACGCGCCTTGGTCACAGGCGGCGTAATCGGTTACCTTGCCCGTCCGCCCGGGTAACCAGCGCATCCGTGTGCCATAGGGGCGTTCCCGGCTAAGACCGGCCGGCGGAGACTCGTTACCAGGCTGCAACACGCAACATCGGTCCACATGGCCCGACGCCTTTTCATCCAAATTGTTCACGTTTTTGGCAAGCGCAAATACTGAACTGATAGTTCGGTATTGTTCTGGAGTAGGAAGGTGCCGATGGAAGTTTTAGATTAATTTCAAATAACTTGCGCTTTCCAGAGAACCTAGGCGCCTTCAGGCCGATCCTGGCACCAGAATAGCGTTAACCTTATTTAGATTGAATGTTGCATATTTGCTGCAAGCAGGGGTGGTGCAGCGCTGCGGCGTAAAGCCGGCCCCTCAGCCAGGGCCAGGAAGGGAGGAGTCGTCATGACGTTGCCACCCTCACATGGCGATCAAACAGCGGCTCAACCGCCTTTCTGGATGAAGGAATGACGTTCCGCGAGATCGCGCATAAACTGGCCGATTCTGAAGTCTCGGAAGTCCGGAGTGAGCAAATCCGCGAGATCGCCCGTGCCTTTGGCGTCCCGCCAGCCATCCTTTTCGAGACCAGCCGCGCCACCTGGTTGAATTATGAGCAATCGCGCGGGGATTTTCTCAATGGCACCCCGCGCCCCTGGCTCTCCCGTTGGGCCGCCGCCTATACGCGCTGCCTGATCGCCCCCGGAGGTCGCCCGGTCTTCGTGATCGAGGCAGTTGCGACGATATATTGTCTGTGGATCCGTGCCACGGCGTTCACCGCCGGAGCCGTGGCTGGCCGAACAGCTGCAGCGATCCGGCAAGCTGTTCATGGAGTTCGCAGAGGACCGTGGCCCCAGTGGGGCCGCGTAAGCCCCGGAGAACACCACCGCTCCGGTGCTGGATCCGGGGCGCGGGACGACAAAGACCGGATATCTCTGGGCCTTGGCCCGCGATGACTGGCCATGGGGCGGCGAGGATCTGCCCGGCGTGGTCTACTTCTACGCCCCGGCGGCCATTGAAGCTCTCGACGAAGCCGTTCTGCATCGGTTTGCCGGGTGGGATGTAGTGCCACTCAACGCGTTCTTCCTGCCAGCGCAGGATCGCGTTCGAAGTCGACTCGGTGCCGTTGTCGGAGAGCACCATACAGGGCAGACCCCGCATCTCGGCGATCCGGTCGAGTTCCCGGGCGACCCGGTGCCCGGTGGGCGAGGTGTCGACGACCGCCGCCAGGCATTCCCGGCTGAAGTCGTCGCGCACGCACAGGATCCGGAACCTGCGGCCATGGACCAGGCTGTCGGAGACGAAGTCCAAGCTCCAGCGCTGGTTCGGTCCCTGCGGGATCGCCATCGGCGCCCGCGTTCCGAGCGCCCGCTTGTGGCCGCCGCGCTTGCGCACCGTCAGCCGCTCTACGCCGCAGGCGGTAGAGCTTCTTCCCGTTCACCTCCCGGCCCTCCCGAGCGAGCAGGATGTGCAGGCGTCGGTAGCCGAAGCGTCGCCGTTCACGTCATCCGGCCGGGTGGACCGGCAACGGAAGACCCGCGGATCGATCCCGACCAGCCCGCAGGCACGACGTTGCGTATAGCTCTTCGGACATGGCCCATCACGGCGCTTCTCCTTGCCCCGGGCTTCAGAAGTTTTTTCCGAGCATCTCGCGGAGCGTCGAGACATCCATCATCGACTCCGCAAGCAGCTTCTTCAGTCGCGCGTTCTCGTCCTCGAGCTGCTTCAGCCGCTTCGCCTCGCTGACCTCCAGGCCGCCATACCTCGAGCGCCACTTGCAGAAGATCGCATCGCTGATGCCGTGCTCGCGGCACTGAGCT
This portion of the Paracoccus sp. N5 genome encodes:
- a CDS encoding Hint domain-containing protein encodes the protein MTTNHGGDHCGPSGPGCENMIYLGKMADMDPNELFPGAEKASKVLGNTSYGSDSDPLSKQLVEVSANDRNHDGVIKTNDGLFGKFSETIRHDADGDGHENSYQVDSTFIVKNTSVTFLNPDGSTETLSIPVRIMQDTGGNTFLMPPPHGASEAEVQALTTRPIVSVEFPRDPHCYDLCHDGIFTDRHCFPCFARGTLIQTEDGPVAVEDLRAGMKVITRDHGAQDVRWIGSRVLCAKSLAVNPNLRPIRISAGALGQGLPERDLVVSPQHRILVRSKIAQKMFGCAEVLVAAKQLLQIDGIDVAHDLESVEYFHILFDRHEIVLSEGAETESLYTGTEALKSVGASAREEIFAIFPELRERAEDEQPAGARLLASGRTGRKLAVRHAQHHKPLVQ